One genomic segment of Pantoea sp. Aalb includes these proteins:
- the hslV gene encoding ATP-dependent protease subunit HslV: protein MTTIVSVRLKGQVVIGGDGQATFGTTVMKSNVKKVRRLYNDKVIVGFAGGTADAFTLFELFESKLKMHQGHLVKAAVELAREWRTDRILRRLEALLAVADENTSLIISGNGDVVQPENDLIAIGSGGPYAQAAALALLENTDISARDIVEKSLNIAGKICIYTNHNINIEELSSKA from the coding sequence GTGACAACAATAGTAAGCGTACGATTGAAGGGCCAAGTAGTGATCGGCGGAGATGGTCAAGCTACTTTTGGCACTACTGTAATGAAAAGTAATGTTAAAAAAGTACGACGCCTTTACAATGATAAAGTAATCGTAGGCTTTGCCGGTGGTACTGCAGATGCTTTTACATTATTTGAATTATTTGAAAGTAAATTAAAAATGCATCAAGGTCACTTAGTTAAGGCTGCAGTTGAATTGGCAAGAGAATGGCGTACAGATCGAATACTACGTCGTCTCGAAGCATTGTTAGCAGTTGCAGATGAAAATACTTCATTAATAATTAGCGGTAACGGTGATGTAGTTCAACCGGAAAATGATCTAATCGCGATTGGTTCTGGAGGGCCTTACGCCCAAGCAGCAGCACTTGCGCTGTTAGAAAATACAGATATTAGTGCGCGCGATATTGTTGAAAAATCACTGAATATTGCTGGCAAAATATGTATTTATACCAATCATAATATTAACATAGAAGAATTATCCTCTAAGGCGTAA
- the hslU gene encoding HslU--HslV peptidase ATPase subunit: MSEMTPREIVSELNRFIIGQNSAKRAVAIALRNRWRRMQLDEELRHEVTPKNILMIGPTGVGKTEIARRLAKLANAPFIKVEATKFTEVGYVGKEVDSIIRDLTDSAIKMVRNKEIDKNKYHAEEMAEERILDVLIPPTKNNWGQSEESNEVPATRQSFRKKLREGQLDEKEIEINLAAIPMGVEIMAPPGMEEMTSQLQSIFQNLGGQKQKTRKLKIKEAMKLLIEEEAAKLVNPEELKQYAIDAVEQHGIVFIDEIDKICKRAGQSSGADISREGVQRDLLPLVEGCTVSTKHGMVKTDHILFIASGAFQVASPSDLIPELQGRLPIRVELQALTVNDFERILTEPRTSVTVQYKALMGTEGMHVEFTEDGIRRIAEAAWQVNETTENIGARRLHTVLERLMEDISYDASDRNGESIIIDSIYVGKHLDELISNEDLSRFIL; this comes from the coding sequence ATGTCTGAGATGACTCCACGCGAAATTGTCAGCGAACTTAACCGCTTTATTATTGGTCAAAATAGTGCCAAACGTGCGGTAGCAATTGCGCTGCGTAATCGCTGGCGCCGTATGCAGCTCGATGAAGAACTTCGTCACGAAGTGACACCGAAAAATATACTAATGATTGGCCCAACTGGAGTGGGCAAAACTGAAATTGCACGTCGTCTAGCTAAATTAGCTAATGCACCATTTATAAAAGTAGAAGCAACAAAATTTACTGAAGTAGGATATGTTGGAAAAGAAGTGGATTCCATTATTCGTGATTTAACTGATTCAGCTATTAAAATGGTCCGCAATAAAGAAATAGATAAAAATAAATATCATGCTGAAGAAATGGCTGAAGAACGCATTCTAGATGTTTTAATACCACCGACAAAAAATAATTGGGGTCAATCAGAGGAAAGTAATGAAGTACCTGCTACACGCCAATCTTTTCGTAAAAAATTACGTGAAGGTCAATTAGATGAAAAAGAAATTGAAATCAATCTTGCCGCAATACCTATGGGAGTTGAGATTATGGCTCCTCCTGGTATGGAAGAAATGACTAGTCAACTACAATCTATATTCCAAAATTTAGGTGGACAAAAACAAAAAACACGTAAATTAAAAATAAAAGAGGCAATGAAATTACTAATAGAAGAGGAAGCAGCTAAATTAGTTAACCCAGAAGAATTGAAGCAATATGCTATTGATGCAGTAGAACAACATGGTATCGTATTTATAGATGAAATAGATAAGATTTGTAAGCGTGCAGGTCAATCTTCTGGAGCTGATATATCTCGAGAAGGAGTACAGCGAGATCTTCTTCCATTAGTAGAGGGATGTACTGTCTCAACTAAACATGGTATGGTAAAAACTGATCATATTTTATTTATCGCTTCTGGTGCTTTTCAAGTAGCTAGTCCATCAGACCTTATTCCAGAGCTACAAGGTCGTTTACCAATCCGTGTTGAACTACAAGCATTAACAGTAAACGATTTTGAGCGTATTCTCACAGAACCAAGAACCTCTGTAACAGTCCAGTATAAAGCATTAATGGGAACTGAAGGAATGCACGTGGAATTTACTGAAGATGGTATACGACGTATTGCTGAAGCCGCATGGCAAGTAAATGAGACTACTGAAAATATTGGTGCACGTCGTCTTCATACTGTATTAGAACGTCTAATGGAAGATATCTCTTATGATGCTAGTGATCGTAATGGAGAATCTATTATCATTGATTCTATATATGTTGGTAAGCATCTTGACGAATTAATTTCAAATGAAGATCTTAGTCGTTTTATATTATAG
- the fpr gene encoding ferredoxin--NADP(+) reductase, which produces MVNWVNAKVKEIKNWTNTLFSLRLEAEINDFNAGQFAKIAQEINGKRIQRAYSYVNAPKDSLLEFYIAKIPEGKMSPYLHSLHAGDVVQISKNGFGFFVLSKIPDCNTLWMLATGTAIGPYLSILQQGDDLNRFNNIVLVHAVRYNTELSFLLLMKNLQQNYLGKLHIQTIVSREYSDYSLHGRIPQLIRNGKLERNIGLSIDPENSHVMLCGNPQMVYDTHLLLKETRYMNQHLEHKPGHISSERYW; this is translated from the coding sequence ATGGTAAACTGGGTTAATGCTAAAGTAAAAGAGATTAAAAATTGGACCAATACACTTTTTAGTCTACGTTTAGAAGCAGAAATTAATGATTTCAATGCTGGACAGTTTGCTAAAATAGCACAAGAAATAAATGGTAAAAGAATACAACGTGCTTATTCTTATGTTAATGCTCCAAAAGATTCATTGTTAGAGTTTTATATTGCAAAAATACCTGAAGGTAAAATGAGTCCATACTTACACAGTTTACATGCTGGTGATGTAGTCCAGATAAGTAAAAATGGATTTGGTTTTTTTGTTCTTAGCAAAATTCCTGATTGTAATACTTTATGGATGTTAGCAACTGGAACTGCAATCGGTCCTTATTTATCTATTCTACAACAAGGAGATGACCTAAACCGGTTTAATAATATTGTATTAGTACACGCTGTACGTTATAATACTGAACTCAGCTTTTTATTATTAATGAAAAATTTACAGCAGAATTACTTAGGTAAATTACATATTCAAACTATAGTAAGCAGAGAATATAGTGATTATTCATTGCATGGACGTATACCACAATTAATTAGAAATGGAAAATTAGAACGTAATATTGGCTTATCTATAGATCCAGAAAATAGTCATGTAATGCTTTGTGGTAATCCACAAATGGTATACGATACTCATTTATTGTTAAAAGAAACACGTTATATGAATCAACATTTAGAACATAAACCAGGCCACATAAGTAGTGAGCGTTACTGGTAA
- the tpiA gene encoding triose-phosphate isomerase, with amino-acid sequence MRHRLIIGNWKLNGNKNITKNFIKSLCTELSNISFCDIAIAPPAVYLYLAKQEISNINISLSAQNVDINLCGAFTGETSADMLKDIGVKYVIIGHSERRTYHKETNDFVAKKFQVLKQSGLIPVLCIGETQEENEAGKTEEVCSNQIDAILKTQGILAFQKSVIAYEPIWSIGTGKSANPIQVQKVHNFIRNYLKKQDTTIAEQIIIQYGGSVNDEKKATEFFMQPDIDGILVGGASLKLNVFISIIRAIATTNKNLKSELNIIK; translated from the coding sequence ATGCGACATCGACTAATAATAGGTAACTGGAAACTGAACGGTAATAAAAACATAACAAAAAATTTTATTAAATCTTTGTGTACAGAATTGTCTAACATTTCTTTTTGTGATATTGCAATAGCACCTCCAGCTGTTTACTTATACTTGGCAAAACAAGAAATTTCTAATATAAATATTTCTTTAAGTGCACAAAACGTAGATATTAATTTGTGTGGTGCTTTTACTGGTGAAACTTCAGCAGATATGCTAAAAGATATTGGTGTAAAATATGTTATTATAGGTCATTCTGAGCGACGTACTTATCACAAAGAAACAAATGATTTTGTAGCTAAAAAATTTCAAGTATTAAAACAATCTGGTTTAATACCAGTTCTATGTATTGGTGAAACTCAGGAGGAAAATGAAGCAGGAAAAACAGAAGAAGTATGTAGTAATCAAATCGATGCAATTTTAAAAACACAAGGCATTTTAGCATTTCAAAAATCTGTAATTGCTTATGAACCAATTTGGTCTATTGGTACTGGAAAATCAGCCAATCCAATACAAGTACAAAAAGTACATAATTTTATTCGAAATTATCTTAAAAAACAAGATACTACTATTGCTGAACAAATAATTATTCAATATGGTGGTTCTGTTAATGATGAAAAAAAAGCTACTGAGTTTTTTATGCAGCCTGATATTGATGGGATATTAGTAGGCGGTGCTTCGCTAAAACTTAATGTTTTTATATCTATAATAAGAGCTATTGCTACTACAAATAAAAATTTAAAATCAGAACTTAATATAATTAAATAA